In the Flavobacterium pallidum genome, one interval contains:
- a CDS encoding DUF3810 domain-containing protein: protein MKKKHLLPALLFVQILIIKILGYFPDTVEYLYSNGLYQPISKAMRVLFGWIPFSIGDILYSVVFFFIFRWIFLKRKTWKIHWKANVLHITGFISVLYFVFHLLWAFNYYRIPLNETLGIRKDYTQTELREFTLKLIEKTNAIQFKITKDQNAKVVFPQSRETIYGKVLNGYSHLSKQYPQFDYIHSSIKGSIYSLPLTYMGFSGYLNPFTGEAQVNDKMPLYSFPVTVCHEMAHQLGYASESEANFIGFLSAKSNDDPYFQYAAYSFALRYCLNTFERKKEGSSKEFLPLINKGILENYRESREFWQQYETFIESGFKIFYDRFLKMNQQKDGMEGYSRFVELMVNYYKNKPL, encoded by the coding sequence TTGAAAAAAAAACACCTCCTCCCTGCCCTACTGTTCGTACAAATACTTATCATAAAAATTTTAGGGTATTTTCCTGACACTGTGGAATACCTTTACAGCAACGGTTTGTACCAACCCATTTCGAAAGCCATGCGGGTTTTATTCGGATGGATCCCGTTTTCCATCGGTGACATTTTGTATTCGGTGGTATTCTTTTTCATATTCCGGTGGATTTTTCTGAAAAGGAAAACCTGGAAAATACACTGGAAAGCGAATGTACTTCATATCACAGGCTTCATTTCTGTCTTATATTTCGTATTCCATTTGCTCTGGGCATTCAATTATTACAGGATCCCACTAAACGAAACTTTAGGCATCCGCAAAGATTATACGCAAACCGAACTGCGCGAATTTACACTGAAACTTATTGAAAAGACCAATGCCATCCAGTTTAAAATCACCAAAGACCAAAATGCAAAAGTCGTTTTCCCGCAGTCGCGCGAAACCATTTACGGTAAGGTTTTGAATGGATACAGCCACCTTTCGAAACAATATCCGCAATTCGATTATATACATTCCAGTATCAAAGGGTCAATTTACAGCCTGCCGCTTACGTATATGGGCTTTTCAGGGTATTTAAATCCGTTTACGGGCGAAGCCCAGGTCAATGACAAGATGCCATTGTATTCATTTCCGGTCACGGTTTGCCACGAAATGGCGCACCAGCTGGGTTATGCTTCGGAAAGTGAGGCGAATTTCATCGGATTCTTATCGGCAAAAAGCAATGACGATCCGTATTTCCAATATGCTGCGTATTCGTTTGCGCTTCGTTATTGCCTGAATACTTTTGAACGGAAAAAAGAAGGCAGCAGCAAGGAATTCCTTCCGCTGATCAATAAAGGAATCCTCGAAAATTACCGCGAGAGCAGGGAATTCTGGCAGCAATATGAAACATTCATCGAATCTGGTTTCAAAATATTCTATGACCGGTTCCTGAAAATGAACCAGCAGAAAGACGGCATGGAAGGCTACAGCCGTTTTGTAGAACTGATGGTGAATTATTACAAAAACAAGCCGCTTTAA
- a CDS encoding chloride channel protein gives MKHTSKLHFTILLLTAAAIIGLLSTLLALVLKNITFVYEVSFFLKAKEYPILFFLFPFVALSVIHWLREKVFMKKENKGITEIFETVSNKRNSLPAYKIPSHFINGFLTVIFGGSTGIEVSTVVATATVGSMARKKESRFRKYKTTLINCGIAAGITALFGNPLAGFFFCYEIISKKWNLLKLSAVLVALTVATLLINLVHDGPLFNIHLTGWHLHALPWFLLLGVIAACLSVYLTRCVLFFKATYSRLNSYYSKIVISSVILGSLLFVLPQLYGEGYHAITENMKHAQTLVLTPGLFMLFAAIVLLKPIATSATLASGGDGGVFAPSLFMGAFLGLLIALLHNTFFSAQVIPLNFMILGMGAMLSASIHAPLTAVFLTCGLIGDYTLLVPALLICFVAKFTAKSLYPFTVYTYQKA, from the coding sequence ATGAAGCATACTTCTAAATTACATTTCACAATACTGTTACTTACTGCAGCGGCAATAATCGGGCTGCTTTCCACATTGCTGGCATTGGTGCTTAAGAACATAACCTTTGTTTACGAGGTTTCTTTTTTCCTGAAAGCGAAGGAATACCCAATATTATTTTTCCTGTTTCCGTTTGTGGCACTTTCAGTCATTCACTGGCTGCGTGAAAAGGTCTTTATGAAAAAGGAAAACAAGGGCATTACCGAAATATTTGAAACGGTCAGCAACAAACGCAACAGTCTTCCAGCCTATAAGATCCCTTCGCATTTCATCAACGGGTTCCTTACTGTGATTTTCGGCGGATCAACCGGAATTGAAGTATCTACGGTGGTTGCTACAGCCACTGTCGGCTCGATGGCACGGAAAAAAGAAAGCCGTTTCCGCAAATACAAAACCACCTTAATTAACTGCGGAATTGCTGCCGGGATTACTGCCTTATTCGGAAACCCGCTCGCAGGTTTCTTTTTCTGTTATGAAATCATTTCCAAAAAATGGAACCTGTTGAAACTTTCCGCGGTTTTGGTCGCCCTGACAGTCGCCACTTTACTGATCAACCTGGTCCATGACGGACCGCTTTTTAACATTCATCTGACTGGCTGGCATTTGCATGCGTTGCCCTGGTTCCTGTTATTGGGCGTAATCGCAGCCTGCCTTTCAGTATATCTTACGCGCTGCGTATTGTTTTTCAAAGCCACCTATTCCCGATTGAATTCCTATTATTCGAAAATCGTCATTAGCTCGGTGATATTAGGATCTCTGCTGTTTGTGCTCCCACAATTGTATGGTGAAGGTTACCACGCCATTACCGAAAATATGAAGCACGCGCAAACACTGGTATTGACACCCGGATTGTTTATGCTTTTCGCGGCGATTGTGCTGTTGAAACCCATTGCGACATCTGCAACCCTTGCCTCCGGTGGCGATGGGGGCGTGTTTGCACCAAGCCTTTTCATGGGCGCGTTCCTCGGGCTTTTGATAGCATTGCTGCACAATACGTTTTTCAGCGCACAGGTCATCCCGCTGAATTTCATGATTCTTGGCATGGGTGCGATGCTCAGCGCAAGCATCCATGCGCCTTTAACCGCGGTATTCCTTACCTGCGGGCTGATTGGCGATTATACATTGCTCGTTCCGGCACTGCTGATTTGTTTTGTGGCAAAATTTACGGCAAAATCACTCTATCCCTTTACGGTTTACACGTACCAGAAAGCATAA
- a CDS encoding aminoacyl-histidine dipeptidase → MSNEIRNLDPKPLWNKFADLNAVPRPSKKEDRVIEFMKDFGNSLGLETFEDDIRNVIIRKPATKGMENRKAIVMQGHLDMVHQKNNDTVFDFDTQGIDMYVDGDWVRAKGTTLGADNGLGVATIMAILESTDIAHPAIEALFTIDEETGMTGALNLKGGILTGDILLNLDTEEDDEIDIGCAGGVDVTASAVYDEEDTPEGSVGYTITVKGLNGGHSGMDIHKGLGNANKIMNRLLFGGFENFGLQIVEINGGSLRNAIPRESVAKVIIAGMYDEAFVFDMQEVIGDIKKEFSTTEPKLEILIEKADLPSKVMQVPAQEGFLRAVYAAHNGVYRMSADMEDLVETSNNVAKITVKNGELVVQCLTRSSVESSKFDLANALRSAFELCGCEVTFGGSYPGWTPNVNSEILEVLVNIYEKQNGEKPKVVACHAGLECGILGTNYPDMDMISFGPTIHGAHSPDERASIKSAQKYWKFVLEILENIPVRN, encoded by the coding sequence ATGAGCAACGAAATACGCAACCTCGACCCTAAGCCACTTTGGAATAAATTCGCCGACCTGAATGCTGTGCCGCGACCTTCTAAAAAAGAAGACCGTGTCATTGAATTCATGAAGGATTTTGGCAACAGCCTCGGGCTCGAGACTTTTGAAGATGACATCCGCAATGTCATCATCCGCAAACCAGCGACCAAAGGCATGGAAAACCGGAAAGCAATTGTCATGCAGGGACACCTGGATATGGTGCATCAAAAAAATAATGATACGGTTTTCGATTTCGATACGCAGGGTATCGATATGTATGTAGACGGCGACTGGGTCCGTGCGAAAGGGACGACACTTGGCGCAGACAACGGCCTCGGCGTGGCGACCATTATGGCGATCCTTGAAAGCACCGACATCGCGCATCCTGCTATCGAAGCCTTGTTTACGATAGATGAGGAAACCGGAATGACAGGTGCTTTAAACCTTAAAGGTGGCATCCTGACCGGCGATATTCTGCTTAATCTGGATACCGAAGAAGATGACGAGATCGATATCGGTTGTGCCGGAGGTGTTGATGTCACTGCTTCTGCAGTTTATGATGAAGAAGATACGCCTGAGGGTTCCGTAGGCTACACGATTACTGTGAAAGGGCTTAACGGTGGACACTCCGGAATGGATATCCATAAAGGTTTGGGCAATGCCAATAAAATTATGAACCGGTTGTTGTTTGGCGGTTTTGAGAACTTCGGGTTGCAGATTGTTGAGATCAACGGCGGAAGTCTGCGCAATGCCATTCCTCGTGAAAGTGTTGCCAAAGTGATTATCGCAGGCATGTATGACGAAGCTTTTGTATTCGACATGCAGGAAGTGATAGGTGATATTAAAAAAGAGTTCAGTACTACCGAGCCAAAGTTGGAAATCCTGATTGAAAAAGCCGATTTGCCATCTAAAGTGATGCAGGTACCTGCACAGGAAGGTTTCCTGCGTGCCGTATATGCAGCGCATAACGGTGTGTATCGCATGAGCGCCGATATGGAGGATTTGGTGGAAACTTCAAATAATGTGGCAAAGATTACAGTGAAGAATGGCGAACTGGTGGTACAATGTCTGACCCGTTCTTCAGTGGAAAGTTCAAAATTCGATCTGGCGAATGCACTACGCTCTGCGTTTGAATTGTGTGGGTGCGAAGTCACATTCGGCGGTTCCTATCCGGGATGGACACCAAATGTAAATTCGGAAATCCTGGAGGTTTTGGTAAATATTTACGAAAAGCAAAACGGTGAAAAACCTAAAGTCGTTGCCTGCCATGCCGGACTGGAATGTGGTATATTAGGCACAAATTATCCGGATATGGATATGATTTCCTTCGGGCCTACGATTCACGGAGCACATTCCCCTGATGAAAGGGCAAGCATTAAATCGGCACAGAAATACTGGAAGTTTGTTTTGGAAATATTGGAGAATATTCCGGTAAGGAATTAA
- a CDS encoding DUF5004 domain-containing protein, which yields MKIKIIAFSIVTLAVLSSSKMIPPQQGISQQLIGTWKWNAFINTKIGQTLSIEVFSQMAVKEMKTEFRSDNTYTESKLKKGSTEFTTLEGTWKVENEATLSMKEKGDWRAAKIVKFANDSLVLEIAPQVNLLMVRENKIPGLLNVKPTNEKH from the coding sequence ATGAAAATTAAAATTATCGCATTTTCGATTGTCACCCTCGCCGTATTGAGCAGCTCGAAAATGATACCGCCGCAGCAAGGCATATCACAGCAACTCATCGGAACCTGGAAATGGAACGCTTTTATCAACACCAAAATTGGGCAAACATTGTCGATTGAGGTATTCAGCCAGATGGCGGTAAAAGAAATGAAGACCGAATTCAGGAGCGACAATACTTATACTGAAAGCAAATTAAAAAAAGGAAGTACCGAATTCACTACCCTTGAAGGTACATGGAAAGTGGAAAACGAAGCCACACTGAGCATGAAGGAAAAAGGCGACTGGCGGGCGGCTAAAATCGTGAAATTTGCAAATGATTCGCTGGTACTCGAGATCGCTCCGCAGGTCAACCTCCTGATGGTCAGGGAAAATAAAATACCCGGGCTTTTAAATGTAAAACCGACAAATGAAAAACACTGA
- a CDS encoding DUF2200 domain-containing protein, translated as MKNTDNQRVYKMSFAGVYPHYINKAEKKGRTKEEVDTVICWLTGYSPEALQQQIDDKTNFEDFFKQAPQLHPNAPKITGVICGYRIEEIEDPLMKKIRYMDKLIDELAKGKAMEKILRS; from the coding sequence ATGAAAAACACTGACAACCAAAGAGTATACAAAATGTCGTTCGCCGGCGTTTATCCTCACTATATCAATAAGGCTGAAAAAAAAGGACGCACGAAAGAAGAAGTCGACACTGTCATCTGCTGGCTGACTGGCTACAGCCCGGAGGCGTTGCAACAGCAGATTGATGATAAGACCAATTTTGAAGATTTTTTCAAGCAGGCACCGCAACTGCATCCGAATGCGCCAAAAATCACAGGTGTTATTTGTGGCTACCGCATTGAAGAGATTGAAGATCCGCTGATGAAGAAAATCCGTTATATGGATAAATTGATCGATGAGTTGGCCAAAGGAAAGGCAATGGAGAAGATTTTGCGGAGCTAA
- a CDS encoding DUF6265 family protein — MLRKVLPVLALCAFMSSCKKDRHYEKIENTRWLIGRWENDSRAGKLVEEWMAFNDSMLIGHAYFIIGQDTVFSEDLQLKQHEDSLSYLAKVNGQNNNKIVAFRMTSFRANQMVFENPQHDFPQKIVYSHKADSLIAEISGVEKGQPKTEIFSMKRKN, encoded by the coding sequence ATGCTACGCAAAGTCCTCCCCGTATTGGCCTTATGTGCCTTTATGTCTTCTTGTAAGAAAGACCGCCATTATGAGAAAATTGAAAATACCAGATGGCTCATCGGACGTTGGGAAAACGACTCCAGGGCAGGCAAACTTGTTGAAGAATGGATGGCATTTAACGACAGTATGCTGATCGGGCATGCTTATTTTATTATCGGTCAGGACACGGTTTTCTCTGAGGACCTACAGCTAAAGCAACACGAGGATTCGCTTTCCTATCTTGCCAAAGTTAATGGGCAGAATAATAATAAAATAGTAGCATTCAGGATGACTTCGTTCAGGGCAAACCAGATGGTTTTTGAGAATCCGCAGCACGATTTCCCGCAAAAGATTGTCTACTCACACAAAGCAGACAGCCTTATCGCCGAAATCTCAGGAGTTGAAAAAGGACAGCCAAAGACGGAAATTTTCAGTATGAAACGGAAGAATTAG